Proteins encoded by one window of Glycine soja cultivar W05 chromosome 15, ASM419377v2, whole genome shotgun sequence:
- the LOC114385955 gene encoding uncharacterized protein LOC114385955, translated as MRVFVFLFHPFTIIACSSSGPPLVVVPIPVFFRRSLLPLVVVPVFFQSLGDLLLPGRAIGKVLGRRDDNDDDAPQRRWPTTSARRQRQQQVVVEDPPTPEEKLVDNQPEAPVQEGVIDVEGFPGGSHDTSVLKDYENHIALRVWNGEERPELKLSSHGRKMTKFGRPAPEIEGLVAASGLSPLITCSLDTGNRGLMSAFMERWHKETSSFYLPIGEVTITLDDVASLLHFPVAGVFHSFKLLKVDDAVEMLVELLKVSATEARAEMIQCHGSYVRLSWLRDVYKLKIEACDWIVAARVYLLHLFGCTIFANKSATHVHVVFLDALHDLTQSRGYAWGPAALCWIYKHFPSIASIVPTEDYDERRSCACRWTSGKALPVSTYRRCLERLTLDAGPLTVIHRSETVIRQFSYIQAIPPHLAASLLSVAEIDDRWKQFSEYIALVGQLCAVPGHCLPDYMDWFYMISHPFMSLA; from the exons ATGCGCGTGTTCGTCTTCCTCTTCCACCCATTCACGATTATTGCTTGTTCTTCTTCCGGTCCTCCGTTGGTGGTTGTTCCTATTCCGGTGTTCTTCCGCCGTTCACTTCTTCCGTTGGTGGTTGTTCCTGTGTTCTTCCAGTCATTGGGTGATCTTCTTCTTCCAG GCCGAGCAATAGGAAAAGTGTTGGGGAGGAGAGACGACAATGACGATGATGCCCCCCAACGGCGATGGCCTACTACATCGGCCCGTAGACAGCGACAACAACAGGTTGTTGTTGAGGACCCTCCTACACCCGAGGAGAAATTAGTCGACAACCAGCCAGAAGCACCTGTTCAAGAAGGTGTTATTGATGTTGAGGGTTTTCCAGGCGGATCCCATGACACATCAGTTCTCAAAGATTATGAAAATCACATTGCTTTGAGAGTGTGGAATGGAGAG GAACGTCCTGAGTTGAAGCTATCTTCCCATGGAAGGAAGATGACTAAGTTTGGGAGGCCTGCCCCAGAGATTGAAGGCCTTGTGGCGGCTAGTGGACTGAGTCCTTTGATCACTTGTTCCCTAGATACGGGCAATCGGGGACTAATGTCTGCTTTTATGGAACGCTGGCATAAGGAAACTAGCAGTTTCTATTTGCCCATCGGAGAGGTGACTATCACCTTGGATGATGTTGCATCGTTGCTACATTTTCCCGTTGCAGGGGTGTTCCACAGCTTCAAGCTACTCAAAGTCGATGACGCTGTCGAGATGTTGGTGGAATTGCTCAAGGTCAGCGCTACAGAGGCGAGAGCTGAGATGATTCAGTGTCATGGCTCTTATGTTCGACTATCGTGGCTGCGCGACGTGTATAAGCTGAAGATCGAGGCATGTGACTGGATTGTAGCAGCGCGAGTGTATTTATTGCATCTGTTTGGATGCACAatctttgctaacaagagtgccacACACGTGCACGTGGTATTCTTGGATGCATTGCATGATTTGACGCAGAGTAGAGGTTATGCATGGGGCCCTGCTGCACTT tgttGGATCTACAAGCATTTTCCATCTATTGCTTCCATTGTTCCTACTGAGGATTATGATGAGAGAAGATCATGTGCATGTCGATGGACCTCTGGCAAGGCACTGCCCGTTTCCACGTATCGGAGGTGTCTGGAAAGACTGACCCTTGACGCG GGCCCCTTGACGGTCATTCACCGATCGGAGACGGTTATACGACAGTTCAGCTACATCCAGGCTATTCCGCCACACCTTGCTGCGTCTTTGCTGTCTGTTGCAGAAATTGATGATAGATGGAAGCAGTTTAGTGAGTATATTGCACTTGTAGGGCAATTATGTGCAGTGCCTGGCCACTGTTTGCCAGATTACATGGATTGGTTTTACATGATATCACACCCATTCATGAGTTTGGCATAG
- the LOC114387767 gene encoding uncharacterized protein LOC114387767, protein MRTTQGLSCACELSKYVLGSILLDSIHKFWRRLGFSDQRLSEPQVTIKEEMETISKRFEELDVCGKVTLKSKLREIAYPDQNFMCPPPEKVNTKGAQKKLMNRNQRSTKRHPSYWEYVDVLHFVKNTNSSVKHSASSSDQPNPRKIMPTLDQFQPFIHDFIDNIVDVKADGNCGYQSIIALLGMGEDSWSLVHNHLLKELAKWSDDYIKLFGDIDRFEELRRSLLVDGLSKVTVDKLMDITEIGYVIVSRYNVILVSLSRQQSMAFFPLRSQTTNRFFCALHNLYRSRLWQSFCLGTLKINSLIFKFMQSLVSCEHNIVCACTRGLFKRQLSFTTPNIVMV, encoded by the exons ATGAGAACTACGCAAGGTCtttcttgtgcatgtgagctatctaaatatgttcttggtagcatCCTACTAGATTCAATCCATAAGTTTTGGAGGAGACTAGGTTTTTCAGACCAAAGGTTATCTGAGCCCCAAGTGACCATAAAGGAAGAGATGGAAACCATATCTAAGCGATTTgaggaacttgatgtttgtggtaaagtaactctaaagagtaaacttcgggaaattgcataccctgatcaaaactttatgtgtcctcctccagaaaaggtcaacactaaaggtgcacagAAGAAACTGATGAACAGAAACCAAAGATCAACAAAGCGTcatccgtcttactgggagtatgttgatgttttacattttgtgaaaaataccaaTTCTTCAGTAAAGCATAGTGCATCATCTTCTGACCAGCCGAATCCAAGAAAGATCATGCCGACgttggatcaatttcagccATTTATACATGATTTCATTGACAACATTGTGGATGTCAAAGCtgacggtaactgtggatatcagTCGATTAtcgctttattaggtatgggtgaagattcTTGGTCCTTAGTGCACAAccatttgcttaaagaacttgccaaATGGTCAGATGACTATATCAAGCTCTTCGGTGACATAGACAGATTCGAGGAATTaaggaggtccctacttgttgatgggttatccaag GTTACTGTGGATAAGTTGATGGATATAACCGAGATTGGATATGTCATTGTatcaaggtataatgtaatccttgtatcgttgtcccgaCAACAAAGTATGGCGttctttcctcttagaagtcaaacCACCAACAGATTTTTCTGTGCATTGCATAATTTGTATCGATCACGTCTATGGCAATCATTTTGTTTAGGTACATTGAAGATAAAtagtcttatttttaaatttatgcaatCACTTGTGTCCTGTGAACATAATATTGTTTGTGCATGTACAAGAGGTTTATTTAAAAGACAGTTGTCCTTTACCACCCCTAACATTGTTATGGTCTAG